Proteins found in one Pectobacterium atrosepticum genomic segment:
- a CDS encoding histidine--tRNA ligase, producing MAKNIQAIRGMNDYLPAETALWQRIENSLKQVLSGYGYNEIRLPIVEQTPLFKRAIGEVTDVVEKEMYTFDDRNGDSLTLRPEGTAGCVRAGIEHGILYNQEQRLWYVGPMFRYERPQKGRYRQFHQLGCEVFGLQGPDIDAELILMTARWWRILGIADHVKLELNSIGSLDARARYREALVAFLEQHKDQLDEDCLRRMYTNPLRVLDTKNPQIQVLLNDAPVLTDYLDDESRAHFETLGELLTQSGIPYTVNPRLVRGLDYYNRTVFEWVTTSLGAQGTVCAGGRYDGMVEQLGGHATPAVGFAIGLERLVLLVQSVNPDFKAQPGVDAYLISSGAGTQIAAMQLAEKLRDALPQLKLMTNYGGGNFKKQFARADKWGARVALVLGENEVAAGQVVVKNLSNGEQDTLAQADVASRLATLLD from the coding sequence GTGGCAAAAAATATTCAAGCCATTCGCGGCATGAACGATTACCTGCCAGCCGAAACGGCATTGTGGCAGCGTATTGAAAACAGCCTGAAACAGGTGCTCAGCGGCTACGGCTATAATGAAATTCGTTTGCCGATTGTCGAGCAAACGCCGCTGTTTAAGCGCGCTATCGGGGAAGTGACCGATGTCGTCGAAAAAGAGATGTATACCTTTGACGATCGCAATGGCGATAGTTTGACTCTACGTCCGGAAGGGACGGCAGGCTGCGTCCGCGCCGGTATTGAGCACGGTATTCTCTACAATCAGGAACAGCGGCTGTGGTATGTCGGCCCGATGTTCCGCTACGAGCGTCCGCAGAAAGGGCGCTATCGCCAGTTCCATCAGTTGGGTTGTGAAGTTTTTGGTCTGCAAGGGCCGGATATTGATGCCGAACTGATCCTGATGACGGCCCGCTGGTGGCGGATACTGGGCATCGCCGATCATGTGAAGCTGGAACTGAACTCGATTGGTTCGTTAGACGCACGTGCCCGCTATCGTGAAGCGCTGGTGGCGTTTCTCGAACAGCATAAAGATCAACTGGATGAAGACTGCCTGCGCCGGATGTACACCAACCCGTTGCGCGTTCTGGATACGAAAAATCCACAGATTCAAGTTCTGCTGAATGATGCGCCGGTGCTGACGGACTATCTGGATGATGAATCGCGAGCACACTTTGAAACACTGGGTGAACTTTTAACGCAGTCCGGTATCCCATATACCGTTAATCCGCGTCTGGTCCGTGGTTTGGATTACTATAACCGCACCGTATTTGAGTGGGTGACCACCAGTCTGGGCGCTCAGGGCACGGTCTGTGCCGGTGGGCGTTATGATGGTATGGTGGAGCAACTAGGTGGACACGCGACGCCAGCGGTCGGTTTTGCGATTGGTCTGGAACGTCTGGTTCTGCTGGTGCAGTCTGTGAATCCGGATTTCAAAGCACAGCCAGGCGTAGATGCTTATCTTATTTCTTCCGGTGCAGGAACGCAGATTGCCGCAATGCAACTGGCGGAGAAATTACGTGATGCGTTGCCGCAGTTGAAATTGATGACCAATTACGGCGGTGGCAACTTTAAGAAACAATTCGCTCGTGCTGATAAATGGGGCGCACGCGTCGCATTGGTATTAGGCGAAAATGAAGTGGCGGCCGGTCAGGTTGTGGTTAAAAATCTGAGCAACGGCGAGCAGGATACATTGGCACAGGCCGACGTCGCATCGCGGCTGGCAACGTTACTGGATTGA
- the pilW gene encoding type IV pilus biogenesis/stability protein PilW: protein MALSQGMYWLSSLFAMLLLVGCVPSPQQTTNPAVAQTRLQLGLAYLAHNNLDSARQNLEKAVAIAPQDYRTQLGMALYEQRIGENRLAEQRYQHVLNRAPENGSVMNNYGAFLCSLGQYVAAQRQFSAAAQLPDYSQVADALENAGYCFFNAGQTEDARNLLSRALKYDPTKGSALLAEANKQFSAGKNEQTRLLLDVYQHILPASAESLWLQIRFAALAGHDGDKERYGNVLARSFPQSKQYQHFLANEY from the coding sequence ATAGCGTTATCACAGGGAATGTATTGGCTGAGTAGCCTGTTTGCGATGTTGCTGCTGGTAGGGTGTGTACCTTCGCCTCAGCAGACGACAAATCCAGCGGTCGCCCAAACCCGTTTGCAGCTTGGGTTGGCGTACCTCGCGCACAATAATCTGGATTCGGCTCGGCAAAATCTTGAGAAGGCGGTAGCGATTGCTCCGCAGGATTATCGAACGCAATTGGGGATGGCGCTTTACGAGCAGCGAATAGGTGAAAACCGTCTGGCTGAACAGCGTTATCAGCATGTGTTGAACAGGGCGCCGGAAAATGGCAGCGTCATGAATAATTACGGTGCGTTTCTGTGTAGTTTAGGGCAGTATGTAGCGGCACAGCGACAGTTTAGTGCGGCTGCACAACTTCCTGATTACAGTCAGGTTGCTGATGCGTTGGAAAATGCAGGATACTGCTTTTTCAATGCTGGACAGACTGAAGACGCGCGCAATTTATTAAGTCGGGCGCTGAAATATGACCCGACGAAAGGCAGTGCTTTGCTGGCAGAAGCAAACAAACAGTTTTCTGCCGGGAAAAATGAGCAAACGCGGCTGCTGCTTGATGTTTATCAGCATATTCTTCCGGCCAGTGCCGAAAGCTTATGGTTACAGATTCGTTTCGCCGCGTTAGCGGGCCATGATGGCGATAAAGAACGTTATGGCAACGTGCTGGCGCGAAGTTTTCCACAATCTAAACAGTACCAGCATTTCTTAGCTAATGAATACTGA
- the bamB gene encoding outer membrane protein assembly factor BamB produces MQLRKTLLVGLVSVALLSGCSLFNSEEDVVTMSPLPQVENQFTPTKVWNSSVGSGIGEFYSNLHPAWQDNHVFAADRRGTVKAMDLSDGKEIWRADLSEKTNFFSRNNPALLSGGVTVSGNNVYVGSERAQVYALNAEDGTPVWQTKVAGEALSRPVVSDGVVLIHTSNGMLQALNEADGAIKWSVNLDMPTLSLRGESAPTTAFGAAIVGGDNGRVNAVMINQGQLIWQQRISQPSGATEIDRLNDVDTTPVVAGEVVYALGYNGNMTALDLRSGQVLWKRELGSVHDFIIDGDRIYLVDQDDRVVALNTNGGVSLWRQSDLLHRNLTAPALYNGYLVVGDTEGYLHWLNTADGRFVAQQKVDSSGFLSKPVVASDKLLIQAKNGDIYAFTR; encoded by the coding sequence ATGCAATTGCGTAAAACACTTTTGGTAGGACTGGTTTCTGTTGCCCTGCTGAGCGGATGCTCGCTGTTTAACAGCGAAGAAGATGTTGTCACTATGTCTCCACTGCCGCAGGTGGAAAACCAGTTCACACCAACTAAGGTATGGAACAGTTCGGTTGGGAGTGGGATTGGTGAGTTTTATTCCAACCTTCACCCAGCATGGCAGGATAACCACGTTTTTGCCGCCGATCGTCGTGGCACCGTGAAAGCGATGGATCTGAGTGACGGCAAAGAGATTTGGCGTGCCGACCTGTCAGAGAAGACCAATTTCTTCTCCCGTAATAATCCGGCGCTGCTGTCTGGCGGGGTAACGGTTTCTGGTAACAATGTCTATGTCGGCAGCGAAAGGGCGCAGGTCTATGCGCTGAATGCCGAAGATGGTACGCCAGTATGGCAAACGAAAGTAGCAGGTGAAGCGCTGTCTCGTCCTGTCGTTAGCGATGGCGTCGTGCTGATTCACACCAGCAACGGTATGTTGCAGGCCTTGAATGAGGCGGATGGCGCAATCAAGTGGAGCGTTAACCTAGATATGCCGACGCTGTCTCTGCGCGGTGAATCTGCACCGACAACCGCATTTGGTGCGGCGATTGTCGGCGGTGACAACGGTCGTGTGAACGCCGTGATGATCAATCAGGGTCAGCTCATCTGGCAACAGCGTATTTCACAGCCGAGTGGCGCAACCGAAATCGATCGGCTGAACGATGTCGACACGACGCCAGTTGTCGCGGGCGAAGTGGTTTACGCGCTAGGGTACAATGGCAACATGACCGCGCTGGATCTGCGTTCTGGTCAGGTTCTGTGGAAGCGCGAGCTGGGTTCAGTGCATGATTTCATCATTGACGGTGACCGGATCTATCTGGTCGATCAGGACGATCGCGTTGTTGCGTTGAACACCAATGGCGGCGTGAGCCTGTGGCGCCAAAGCGATCTGTTGCACCGTAACCTAACGGCTCCGGCGCTGTATAACGGCTATCTGGTTGTGGGCGATACCGAAGGGTATCTGCACTGGCTGAATACAGCAGATGGCCGCTTTGTCGCACAACAAAAAGTAGATAGCTCTGGTTTCCTGAGCAAGCCTGTAGTTGCCAGCGATAAGCTGCTGATTCAGGCGAAAAATGGTGACATCTACGCGTTCACCCGCTAG
- a CDS encoding flavodoxin-dependent (E)-4-hydroxy-3-methylbut-2-enyl-diphosphate synthase, with the protein MHNAAPITRRKSTRIYVGKVPVGDGAPIAVQSMTNTRTTDVEATVNQIKALERVGVDIVRVSVPTMDAAEAFKLIKQQVNVPLVADIHFDYRIALKVAEYGVDCLRINPGNIGNEERIRSVVDCARYYNIPIRIGVNGGSLEKDIQEKYGEPTPEALLESAMRHVDILDRLNFDQFKVSVKASDVFLAVQSYRLLAARIDQPLHLGITEAGGARSGAVKSAIGLGLLLSEGIGDTLRISLAADPVEEVKVGFDILKSLRIRARGINFIACPTCSRQEFDVIGTVNALEQRLEDLITPMDVSIIGCVVNGPGEALVSTIGVTGGHNKSGFYEDGVRQRERFDNEQMIDQLEAKIRAKASMMDESQRITVNLVDK; encoded by the coding sequence ATGCATAACGCTGCACCCATAACCCGTCGAAAATCAACACGGATTTACGTCGGCAAGGTGCCTGTTGGTGATGGTGCGCCGATTGCGGTGCAATCCATGACCAACACCCGAACCACCGACGTTGAAGCAACCGTCAATCAAATCAAAGCGCTGGAGCGTGTTGGCGTCGATATCGTCCGCGTTTCCGTGCCGACAATGGATGCGGCGGAAGCCTTTAAGCTTATCAAACAGCAGGTGAATGTCCCGCTCGTCGCCGACATTCACTTTGACTACCGCATCGCGCTTAAAGTCGCGGAATATGGCGTAGACTGTCTGCGCATCAATCCCGGTAATATTGGTAACGAAGAGCGCATTCGCTCGGTTGTCGACTGTGCACGTTACTACAATATCCCGATCCGCATTGGTGTTAACGGCGGTTCGCTGGAAAAGGATATACAGGAAAAATACGGTGAACCCACGCCGGAAGCATTGCTGGAATCGGCGATGCGCCATGTTGATATTCTTGATCGTCTGAACTTCGATCAGTTTAAAGTCAGCGTTAAAGCCTCGGATGTTTTCCTTGCGGTGCAATCTTATCGCCTGCTGGCAGCACGTATCGATCAGCCTCTGCATCTTGGTATCACCGAAGCCGGTGGCGCACGTAGTGGTGCGGTGAAATCGGCTATTGGCCTCGGCCTGCTGCTGTCTGAAGGTATTGGTGACACGCTGCGTATCTCATTGGCAGCCGATCCGGTTGAAGAAGTTAAAGTCGGCTTCGATATCTTGAAATCACTACGCATTCGCGCACGCGGAATCAACTTTATTGCTTGCCCGACTTGCTCTCGCCAGGAATTTGATGTGATCGGTACGGTGAACGCATTGGAACAACGACTGGAGGATCTCATCACGCCGATGGACGTCTCGATTATCGGTTGCGTGGTTAATGGCCCCGGTGAAGCGCTGGTGTCTACTATTGGCGTAACGGGTGGACACAACAAGAGCGGCTTTTATGAAGACGGCGTGCGGCAGAGAGAGCGATTCGATAACGAACAGATGATCGATCAGTTAGAAGCCAAAATTCGCGCGAAAGCCTCCATGATGGACGAAAGTCAGCGTATTACCGTCAATCTGGTGGATAAGTAA
- the rodZ gene encoding cytoskeleton protein RodZ, producing the protein MNTETTQDTTEAKLPGERLREARERLGLTQQTIAERLCLKITTVRDIEDGTTPADLAPTFLRGYIRSYAKLVHLPEDNLLPIMDKQAVPKTISVSPMQSFSLKKSRKKRDGWLMIITWLVVLVVLGLTGAWWWQNHQAQQAEINSMVDHASSMQSQTEGQSVPLMDNSAQQETSTAGSAATPPSTPVDLSATIAATPSTPPSSTTSSSAVPSSQSPSQANATQSQAAGNALLGAGAVAPAATVADSNPVSAAHALVMTFTADCWLEVTDVSGKKLFSGMQRNGSTLNLDGQSPYQLKIGAPAAVQIKFQGKLVDLSRFVRSSQVARLTLTAE; encoded by the coding sequence ATGAATACTGAAACCACCCAAGATACAACAGAAGCAAAACTACCCGGCGAACGTCTGCGTGAGGCGCGTGAACGCCTTGGGCTGACTCAGCAAACTATTGCCGAGCGTTTGTGCCTTAAAATCACCACCGTTCGAGATATTGAGGACGGTACAACCCCTGCCGATTTAGCGCCGACCTTTTTGCGCGGCTATATCCGTTCTTATGCCAAGTTGGTTCATTTACCTGAAGATAACCTGCTTCCCATAATGGATAAACAGGCCGTGCCTAAAACGATCTCGGTCTCGCCGATGCAGAGTTTTTCGCTGAAAAAAAGCCGCAAAAAGCGTGATGGCTGGCTGATGATAATCACCTGGCTGGTCGTGCTGGTTGTTCTGGGGCTAACGGGCGCGTGGTGGTGGCAAAACCATCAGGCTCAGCAGGCAGAGATCAACAGCATGGTCGATCACGCCAGTTCTATGCAGTCGCAAACGGAGGGGCAGTCCGTTCCGCTGATGGATAACAGTGCTCAGCAGGAAACGTCGACGGCGGGTTCTGCAGCGACACCTCCTTCAACGCCAGTCGATCTCTCCGCCACTATCGCGGCGACACCGTCAACGCCTCCTTCTTCCACAACCTCATCATCTGCTGTACCGTCCAGCCAATCACCTTCACAGGCGAATGCCACACAGTCGCAGGCTGCGGGTAACGCATTGTTAGGCGCTGGGGCAGTCGCACCTGCGGCTACGGTAGCGGATAGCAATCCGGTCTCTGCAGCTCATGCATTGGTGATGACCTTTACGGCCGATTGCTGGTTGGAAGTCACGGATGTCAGCGGTAAGAAACTGTTCAGCGGCATGCAGCGTAATGGCAGCACGTTGAATCTGGATGGTCAGTCACCCTATCAACTTAAAATTGGTGCACCTGCTGCGGTACAGATTAAATTTCAAGGTAAGCTGGTTGATTTAAGTCGATTCGTGCGCAGCAGTCAGGTTGCACGCCTGACGTTGACCGCAGAATAA
- a CDS encoding tetratricopeptide repeat protein, with protein MEVYTTENEQVDVLRRFLAENGKALVVGVVLGVGALVGWRFWQSHQNDSVQAASASYQQVTEQLAEGKAEAIASTEKFTAENKNTYGALASLELARHYVDQKNFAKAVQQLVQAQSQTKDADLLAVVNLRLARVQLQENKADDALKTLDAIKLEGWASQAAEVRGDILASKGDNQAARDAYNKGLSSNPSQAQQALLRMKLNNLSS; from the coding sequence GTGGAAGTCTATACCACAGAGAATGAACAGGTTGATGTACTACGTCGTTTCCTCGCGGAGAACGGAAAGGCGTTAGTTGTCGGTGTTGTGTTGGGCGTTGGCGCATTGGTTGGCTGGCGTTTCTGGCAAAGCCATCAAAATGATAGCGTGCAGGCTGCATCTGCGTCTTATCAGCAGGTGACGGAGCAATTGGCCGAAGGTAAAGCTGAAGCGATTGCTTCAACAGAGAAATTTACGGCCGAGAATAAGAATACCTATGGTGCGCTGGCTTCTCTGGAACTGGCTCGTCATTACGTTGATCAGAAAAATTTTGCTAAAGCAGTACAACAGCTGGTGCAAGCGCAGTCACAAACTAAAGACGCTGACCTGCTAGCCGTCGTGAATCTGCGTTTGGCGCGGGTTCAGCTACAGGAAAACAAAGCGGATGATGCGCTGAAAACGTTGGATGCCATCAAACTGGAAGGTTGGGCGTCACAGGCTGCTGAAGTTCGTGGTGATATCCTGGCTAGCAAAGGGGATAATCAGGCTGCGCGTGATGCCTACAACAAAGGGTTGTCTTCCAACCCATCGCAGGCACAGCAAGCGTTACTGCGTATGAAACTGAATAACCTGTCCAGCTAA
- a CDS encoding SDR family oxidoreductase: MSKITLVTGANRGLGRNTALSIAERGGDVIVTYRGNTEQAKEVVDEIQSLGRKAVAVQLDVGNSASFPTFTKSLRPLLSEIWDRDTFDHLVNNAGHGEFSMITDTTEAQFDGLFDVHVKGMFFLVQTLLPLLADGGRIINFSSGLTRVSYPGFSAYSAAKAAVEMLSVYMARELGPRGITVNTVAPGAIETDFGGGLVRDNADVNAQFATMTALGRVGVPDDIGPMIASLLREDNRWVTAQRIEVSGGQTI; this comes from the coding sequence ATGAGCAAAATTACTCTCGTAACGGGGGCTAATAGGGGCCTAGGTCGTAACACCGCACTCTCCATCGCAGAGCGTGGAGGTGATGTCATTGTTACCTACAGAGGAAACACTGAGCAGGCAAAAGAGGTCGTAGATGAAATCCAGTCTCTGGGACGCAAGGCTGTGGCGGTTCAGCTTGACGTGGGTAATAGCGCTAGCTTCCCGACATTTACCAAATCCCTACGTCCTCTACTTTCTGAAATCTGGGACCGTGACACATTCGACCATCTGGTCAATAACGCGGGCCATGGAGAATTCTCCATGATAACAGACACAACTGAAGCGCAGTTTGACGGGCTATTTGATGTTCATGTTAAAGGAATGTTTTTCCTCGTGCAGACACTTCTGCCTTTGCTGGCTGATGGCGGACGTATCATCAACTTTTCGTCTGGCCTGACCCGCGTATCATATCCAGGTTTTTCGGCCTATTCTGCGGCAAAGGCCGCTGTTGAAATGCTCAGTGTCTACATGGCCCGTGAACTGGGCCCACGTGGTATCACCGTAAATACCGTTGCACCCGGTGCGATCGAAACCGATTTCGGTGGCGGGCTTGTTCGGGACAATGCTGATGTTAACGCACAATTTGCAACGATGACTGCTCTCGGACGAGTCGGTGTTCCCGATGATATAGGCCCGATGATTGCCAGTCTGTTACGCGAAGATAATCGCTGGGTTACCGCACAGCGAATCGAAGTGTCAGGCGGGCAGACAATCTAA
- a CDS encoding AraC family transcriptional regulator — MNDTLLNLCRRYADACADHNGVTVTPVPGLTIVRSLHPGELQAAVSKPLIAMLLQGRKRVTTGPDSFEYGPGEAMVISADIPTVSQITQASKGAPYYSLVLELDIEILRELQVVMPTKISNASGNIHIESICDDLADTAYRLVKLFGQHEALNILGKGLIRELHYWLLRSKHGSAIRALGAVDSHAGRVSRAIAILRKDFMRSIRIQELASAAGMSVSVFHQYFRSLTTLTPLQFQKQLRLINARNLMLTNGVGITHAASAVGYASVSQFTREYARMFNIPPGRDIRLIRSSASQE; from the coding sequence ATGAATGACACTCTGCTGAATCTTTGCCGCCGCTATGCCGATGCCTGTGCTGACCATAACGGCGTTACTGTCACTCCGGTTCCGGGGCTGACTATCGTACGTTCCCTTCATCCTGGAGAGTTACAGGCTGCAGTGTCAAAGCCGCTGATAGCCATGCTGTTACAGGGCCGAAAACGCGTTACAACAGGCCCTGACAGCTTTGAGTATGGTCCCGGAGAAGCGATGGTTATATCCGCCGACATCCCGACAGTCAGTCAGATAACTCAGGCCAGTAAAGGTGCCCCCTATTATTCACTTGTACTTGAGTTGGATATTGAGATCCTCCGTGAACTCCAGGTGGTTATGCCGACTAAAATAAGTAATGCTTCGGGCAATATTCATATCGAATCGATTTGTGACGACTTGGCAGACACCGCATACCGTCTGGTAAAGTTGTTCGGACAGCATGAAGCGCTCAATATCCTCGGTAAGGGACTAATACGCGAGCTACATTACTGGCTGCTCAGAAGTAAGCATGGATCAGCAATCCGGGCCCTTGGCGCTGTTGACAGTCATGCCGGACGAGTCAGCCGCGCAATAGCCATACTGCGTAAAGATTTTATGCGCTCGATTAGAATCCAAGAACTTGCCAGTGCGGCTGGTATGAGTGTGTCGGTATTTCATCAATATTTCCGGTCACTCACCACACTCACCCCCTTGCAGTTTCAGAAGCAGCTCCGTCTGATTAATGCCAGAAATCTGATGTTGACAAATGGAGTGGGTATTACTCATGCGGCTTCTGCTGTCGGCTACGCCAGTGTATCGCAGTTCACCCGTGAATATGCCCGAATGTTTAATATTCCACCAGGACGTGATATTCGTCTGATCAGATCGAGTGCCTCTCAGGAATGA
- a CDS encoding AEC family transporter encodes MSWETWSFAFNVTMPNLLMLLIGVALRKLNLLNDAFCDTAMRLVFNLSLPCLLFFSVATTHQAFSEQWPLVVYGTVGTLATFLLLEIVAIRLVKEPTERGIFVQGGFRSNTGIMGMAFAMSAYGEEGVAVGSMYLMVTVIMFNALSVITLTRSLQRQSPEQRIPVRTLLRGIFTNPLIIGLLCGAAYAQSHLPIPAVIKQTGSFISSMALPLALLCAGASLEWRSMFRSSNVAMLSSVAKLLVVPGLLTFGGWLAGFRGVELGIIFLFSSTPTASGSYVMTRAMGGNATLAANIIGLTTVGAFFMIAIGLYVLRSLSVI; translated from the coding sequence ATGTCCTGGGAAACCTGGAGTTTTGCGTTCAACGTCACGATGCCTAATCTACTTATGCTATTAATCGGTGTGGCATTGCGTAAGCTGAATTTGTTGAACGATGCTTTTTGCGATACCGCGATGCGGTTAGTGTTCAACCTTTCTCTGCCTTGCCTGTTGTTTTTCAGTGTCGCGACCACTCATCAGGCATTCTCAGAGCAGTGGCCGCTGGTGGTGTATGGCACCGTGGGGACGTTGGCAACTTTCCTGCTATTGGAGATAGTGGCGATTCGTCTGGTCAAGGAACCCACGGAGAGGGGTATCTTCGTTCAGGGTGGTTTCCGTTCCAACACGGGCATTATGGGCATGGCGTTTGCGATGAGTGCTTATGGTGAAGAGGGCGTGGCTGTCGGATCCATGTATCTGATGGTGACGGTGATTATGTTCAATGCGCTATCCGTTATCACGTTAACGCGCAGTTTGCAGCGGCAGTCTCCCGAGCAGCGTATTCCGGTGCGTACGCTGCTGCGCGGTATTTTCACCAACCCGCTGATTATCGGTTTACTCTGTGGTGCCGCATATGCGCAGAGCCATTTACCGATACCTGCCGTGATTAAGCAAACTGGCAGCTTTATTTCCTCAATGGCGCTACCGCTGGCGTTACTCTGTGCCGGAGCGAGTCTGGAATGGCGCAGTATGTTTCGTTCGTCCAACGTCGCCATGCTCTCTTCCGTAGCTAAGCTATTGGTCGTTCCGGGACTGTTGACGTTTGGGGGATGGCTGGCTGGTTTCCGAGGCGTTGAACTGGGTATTATCTTCCTGTTTTCCTCAACGCCGACAGCATCGGGAAGCTACGTGATGACGCGTGCGATGGGGGGGAACGCTACGCTGGCGGCGAATATTATTGGGCTGACGACGGTGGGGGCGTTTTTCATGATCGCCATTGGGCTATATGTGCTGCGTTCGCTCAGTGTTATTTAG
- the der gene encoding ribosome biogenesis GTPase Der — MIPVVALVGRPNVGKSTLFNRLTRTRDALVADFPGLTRDRKYGRAEVEGHEFIIVDTGGIDGTEDGVETRMAGQSLVAIEEADIVLFMVDARAGLMPADEGIAKHLRSREKMTVLVANKTDGLDPDMVTADFYSLGMGEVYAIAASHGRGVTSLLETVLLPFVQDEIEEPVELTEEEENAAYWAALEAEEQASEEEAEDDFNPEDLPIKLAIVGRPNVGKSTLTNRILGEERVVVYDMPGTTRDSIYIPMVRDEREYILIDTAGVRKRGKVTETVEKFSVIKTLQAIEDANVVLLVIDAREGISDQDLSLLGFILNSGRSLVIVMNKWDGLSQEVRDQVKDTLDLRLGFIDFARIHFISALHGSGVGNLFESVTEAYSCATRRVSTAMLTRIMQMASDDHQPPLVRGRRVKLKYAHAGGYNPPIVVIHGNQVKDLPDSYKRYLMNYYRRSLEVMGTPIRIQFKEGENPFAEKRNKLTPTQLRKRKRLMSHLKKSK, encoded by the coding sequence ATGATACCTGTCGTCGCGCTGGTCGGGCGCCCGAATGTGGGGAAATCCACGCTATTTAACCGCTTAACGCGCACTCGTGATGCATTGGTGGCGGATTTCCCTGGGCTGACTCGTGACCGCAAGTATGGTCGTGCAGAAGTGGAAGGGCATGAATTTATTATCGTCGATACCGGTGGTATCGATGGTACGGAAGACGGTGTGGAAACGCGCATGGCGGGTCAATCGCTGGTGGCGATTGAAGAGGCGGACATCGTGCTGTTCATGGTGGATGCTCGCGCGGGGTTGATGCCTGCGGATGAAGGCATTGCCAAGCATTTGCGTAGCCGCGAAAAGATGACGGTGCTGGTCGCTAACAAAACCGATGGCCTTGACCCAGATATGGTCACGGCAGATTTTTACTCGCTCGGTATGGGAGAAGTCTACGCGATCGCGGCATCTCATGGCCGTGGTGTGACGTCGCTGCTGGAAACCGTTCTGCTGCCGTTTGTACAAGATGAAATAGAAGAGCCGGTCGAGTTAACCGAAGAAGAAGAGAACGCGGCTTACTGGGCTGCGTTAGAAGCAGAAGAGCAGGCCAGCGAAGAAGAAGCGGAAGACGATTTCAATCCTGAAGATTTGCCGATCAAGCTGGCTATCGTAGGGCGTCCGAATGTCGGTAAATCCACGCTGACTAACCGAATTCTGGGTGAAGAGCGTGTGGTAGTGTACGACATGCCAGGCACGACGCGTGACAGTATCTATATCCCGATGGTGCGTGACGAACGTGAATATATTCTGATTGATACCGCTGGGGTGCGTAAGCGCGGCAAAGTCACGGAAACGGTAGAAAAATTCTCCGTCATCAAGACGTTGCAGGCGATTGAAGATGCCAATGTGGTACTGTTGGTTATCGATGCGCGTGAAGGCATTTCCGATCAGGATCTCTCGCTGCTGGGCTTTATCCTCAATAGTGGGCGCTCACTGGTAATTGTGATGAATAAGTGGGATGGCCTGTCGCAGGAAGTGCGCGATCAGGTGAAAGATACGCTGGATCTGCGTCTCGGCTTTATCGATTTTGCCCGCATTCACTTCATTTCTGCGCTACACGGTAGCGGTGTCGGTAACCTGTTTGAGTCGGTTACCGAAGCCTATTCTTGTGCAACGCGTCGTGTGAGTACGGCGATGTTGACTCGTATTATGCAAATGGCGTCAGACGATCACCAACCGCCGCTGGTGCGCGGTCGTCGTGTGAAGCTGAAATATGCACACGCTGGGGGTTATAACCCACCGATTGTGGTGATCCACGGTAATCAGGTGAAAGACCTGCCGGATTCCTACAAGCGCTACCTGATGAATTACTATCGCCGTTCGCTGGAAGTGATGGGCACGCCGATTCGTATTCAGTTTAAAGAAGGGGAAAACCCCTTTGCAGAGAAGCGCAACAAGCTGACGCCAACTCAGCTACGCAAGCGCAAACGGTTGATGTCGCATCTTAAAAAAAGTAAGTGA